In Kordiimonas pumila, a single genomic region encodes these proteins:
- a CDS encoding TonB-dependent receptor — MKSRHSFSKPALLASTMLLSGVAPGLSPVYAAEADKGFSLEEIVVTAQKRESNLQDVAVSVQVLGNKQLEDLNVNAFDDYIQFLPTVSFQSSRPGVAQIYMRGISSGGDGNHSASMPSVGVYLDEQPITTINQVLDLHVYDVARIETLSGPQGTLFGASSQAGTMRIITNKPVIGEFEAGYDVAVNSVSHGEMGYTLEGYVNLPVSEKSAIRLVGWHEKDGGYIDNVPAELNYLGSGITINNDDLVEDDFNDTSTTGMRALLKFDLNENWTITPGITYQKQKSTGVFSHDPEDLGDLNTREFFPTEYDEDWYQASLTVEGKIGDMDIVYAGSYLNRNVDSIYDYSGYAEYLESFGYCYYYDAGGNCVDPSQYVLGDEKYKRQSHELRIESPAENRLRFIAGVFYQRQTHDFDLQWVVPEMNPADSVIEGGTTTWQTKQVRTDREYAAFSEISYDLTEKLTLLGGVRFYKYDNSLYGFNGFIGHCTGSYVDGVFVEDRENGTPQYPCFDTKILDGRKKNSDVLFKLNLTYQIDDDKMVYATYSEGYRPGGVNRARVPNIPGYDEDFVTNYELGWKTSWLDNRLRFNGAAYYMKWSDIQFNFLDFTVSNLTIIQNVGGARTYGAEFDLDFAATENLTVSFSGSYNDAKLTSEYKRSPDSDVLAPPGTRMPYVPVFQFTSSARYEQDIADIPSFFQASLSYTGDSWSNLDLSIREKQHNYALLNLSAGISGDGWTFSVFADNVTDTRAEISKFYPGYPSEVDTTIATNRPRTIGLRFGQKF, encoded by the coding sequence ATGAAGAGTAGACACTCATTTTCGAAACCCGCACTTCTTGCATCAACCATGTTATTGTCTGGGGTTGCACCCGGGCTTTCTCCTGTTTATGCGGCAGAAGCGGATAAAGGGTTTTCACTTGAAGAAATCGTTGTAACAGCACAGAAACGTGAATCAAACTTGCAGGATGTTGCTGTTTCTGTTCAGGTTTTAGGTAACAAGCAACTGGAAGACCTGAACGTGAATGCGTTTGATGATTATATCCAGTTTTTGCCAACTGTATCATTCCAGTCATCCCGCCCTGGTGTTGCGCAAATCTATATGCGCGGTATTTCAAGCGGCGGGGATGGTAACCACTCTGCCTCTATGCCAAGCGTAGGCGTGTATCTTGACGAGCAGCCCATTACCACTATTAATCAGGTGCTTGATCTGCACGTTTATGATGTTGCCCGCATCGAGACACTTTCTGGCCCACAAGGTACGCTGTTTGGTGCCAGTAGCCAAGCTGGCACAATGCGGATTATTACCAACAAGCCTGTAATCGGCGAGTTTGAAGCTGGTTATGATGTGGCGGTAAATTCTGTTTCCCACGGCGAGATGGGCTATACGCTTGAAGGGTATGTAAACCTGCCAGTTAGTGAAAAATCTGCCATCCGCCTTGTTGGTTGGCACGAAAAGGACGGTGGCTATATTGATAACGTACCGGCCGAATTGAATTATCTAGGTAGCGGTATCACGATCAATAATGATGATCTGGTTGAGGATGATTTTAACGATACGTCAACAACCGGTATGCGGGCGCTTCTAAAGTTTGACCTGAATGAAAACTGGACTATTACGCCCGGTATTACCTACCAAAAGCAAAAATCAACCGGCGTGTTTTCGCATGATCCGGAAGACTTGGGCGATTTGAACACGCGCGAGTTTTTCCCAACAGAATATGATGAAGACTGGTATCAGGCTTCGCTGACTGTTGAAGGTAAAATCGGTGATATGGATATTGTTTATGCCGGTTCTTACCTGAACCGTAACGTAGACAGTATTTATGATTATTCTGGCTATGCTGAATATTTGGAAAGCTTTGGTTACTGTTATTATTATGATGCTGGCGGCAACTGCGTGGATCCATCGCAGTATGTGCTTGGCGATGAAAAATATAAACGCCAAAGCCACGAGCTTCGTATAGAATCCCCGGCTGAAAACAGACTGCGGTTTATTGCGGGTGTGTTCTACCAGCGCCAAACCCACGATTTTGATTTGCAGTGGGTTGTGCCAGAAATGAACCCGGCGGATTCTGTGATCGAAGGCGGTACAACAACATGGCAAACCAAACAGGTGCGCACAGACCGTGAATATGCGGCCTTCAGTGAAATAAGCTATGATCTTACCGAAAAGCTAACCTTGCTTGGCGGTGTGCGTTTTTATAAATACGACAATAGCCTATACGGCTTTAACGGCTTTATTGGCCACTGTACTGGTAGCTATGTAGACGGCGTGTTTGTAGAAGACCGCGAAAATGGTACGCCGCAATACCCGTGTTTTGATACCAAGATACTTGATGGACGTAAGAAAAATTCTGATGTGTTGTTCAAGCTGAACCTGACCTATCAGATTGATGATGACAAGATGGTTTATGCTACATACTCGGAAGGGTACCGCCCCGGCGGCGTGAACCGTGCACGGGTGCCAAATATCCCGGGCTATGATGAAGACTTTGTCACCAACTATGAACTGGGCTGGAAAACCAGCTGGCTTGATAACCGCTTGCGGTTCAACGGCGCTGCCTACTATATGAAATGGAGCGATATTCAGTTCAACTTCCTCGATTTCACGGTTTCCAACCTTACGATCATTCAGAACGTTGGGGGCGCGCGCACATATGGTGCCGAATTTGACCTTGATTTTGCCGCCACAGAGAATTTGACTGTTTCTTTCTCTGGTTCTTATAACGATGCCAAGCTGACAAGTGAATATAAGCGCAGTCCTGATAGCGATGTACTCGCACCTCCTGGCACACGGATGCCATATGTGCCGGTATTCCAGTTCACGTCATCTGCGCGGTACGAGCAGGATATCGCAGATATACCATCCTTCTTTCAGGCGTCGCTTTCATACACTGGGGACAGTTGGAGCAATCTGGATTTAAGCATACGGGAAAAGCAGCATAATTATGCGCTGCTTAACCTTTCTGCTGGTATTAGCGGTGATGGCTGGACGTTTAGCGTCTTTGCCGACAACGTAACTGATACACGCGCTGAAATCAGTAAGTTCTATCCGGGTTACCCAAGCGAGGTAGACACAACTATCGCGACAAACCGGCCAAGGACAATTGGCCTACGGTTTGGCCAGAAGTTCTAG